GAGTTGAAGAGAAGCCTTCTAAAAAAGATGTATCTGATTCCAAAGATGATTTGAAAAATAGTCATTCATCAAAAGAATCTCCATCAAAAGAATCTGAAAATGAAAAGCTAATTGACCAGGATTCACTTGAAAATGAAGAATTATCAGAAATCCCCGAGAAAGAAAAATAACAATAATTAGAATCTTTTAGCTTCATTTGAGTAAGTTTCGATTATTGGACTAAAATATTACTTAATTCAATAATAGATTATAGAATATCAGAATACTATCAGATTATAAATAACTTTTTCCAATTCATTAAATTTAGATATTTAATAAAATAGATAAATATTAATTATATATACTTAGATAGTGATTATAGATTATATATAATACTTAAGGGATTGTTAGTGAACTATTTAGTTCATCCTATGCTAAATTTATAATTAATGGAGGATGAAAATGTTTAAAGCAGAGTTAAGTGACCCCAATATACTGAAAACCAGTTTCGATGCAATTTCTTCCATTGTAGACGAAGTACAAATACAGACTGACAGTGAAGGTTTGCGTCTGGATGCTCTAGACCGTAGTCACATCACATTCGTTCATTTGGAACTGAAATCCAGTCTATTTGATGAGTATGTCTGTGATGAACCTGAAAAAATCAATGTAGATACTGAAGAACTGATGAAAGTCTTGAAACGATCTAAAGGCGATGATAGAGTTTACATGTCCTTAGATGAGGGTAATTTTATTATAACCTTTGAAGGGGAAGCTAAAAGAAGATTTAAAATCAGACTTATTGATATTGAATATGAAGCTCCAAGTCCTCCAAACTTAGAGTATCCTACTGAGTTCGAAGTTCCATTTAGTCTCCTTAAAGATTCTATACAAGATATAGATATTTTCTCGGATAAAATTGCTATGAGTGTGGACGGGGATAGATTTGCCGCATCTGCTGAGGGTGAGTTTGGGGATGCTAATATTGAATATTTGCATGGTGAAAAGATAGAAACTAGCGCCCGTTCAGTATTTTCCCTGGAAAAGATCAAGGAAATGCTTAAGGCTGACAAGTTTTCAGATATTGCCACTATAAGTCTGGGAGATGACATGCCTTTAAATCTTAAACTCAGAATGGTTTCTGATGAAGGTGAATTAAGCTTTTTATTGGCTCCTAGAATTGAAGCAGAAGACTAAACTACCTTTTTTTATTTAAAATTTCATTTTTTTGAAATAAATTTAAGAGAGGATTTAAGCGAGGAATAGGGTTGGACGAGTTTTTCCAGAAACTAAGGAAAATACAGAAGAAAGAGCGCAATGAAGGTGGCCTTGCTCGGGTTGGTGAGGACTTTTATAAAAGAGTTCACCGCTATTTAGAAGAATTAATGGATACCGTAGGAAATGATCCATTTGCTAAAGAGCAATATCTTTTAAGAGATACTCAGAGAATAGCCACTGAAATCTGTGAAAGAAGAGAACATAAGATAACTGATAGCGCGGTAATGAATATTCAAAGGTCATATCATTTATTTAAGGGAAAACCTCAGTTTGATTTGCAAGATACAACTCCTTTAAATCTTACTCCTGAAGAAGAAAAACTTTATTTTTCTTTAATAGATACTTTAAAAGGTTATCGAGGTAGGATAATACCTTCTCTGGATGTTCTTGATGATCCAGTTCCTAACAATTTGATTGCCCCCGAACAAATTGATGCATCTAATGAAGATTCAGCAAAAATATCTGTTTCAAAAACAAATTCGACTTCAAAATCTTTAAAACCAGAAGATATTTTAACCAATCAAAATAGTGAAAATATTGGTGTTGAATCTTTTAATGAAGAAGGCATAGCTGATTTTGTTCCTCCGGTGAGGCCAGAAGATTTATC
This genomic window from Methanobacteriales archaeon HGW-Methanobacteriales-1 contains:
- the pcn gene encoding proliferating cell nuclear antigen (pcna), whose amino-acid sequence is MFKAELSDPNILKTSFDAISSIVDEVQIQTDSEGLRLDALDRSHITFVHLELKSSLFDEYVCDEPEKINVDTEELMKVLKRSKGDDRVYMSLDEGNFIITFEGEAKRRFKIRLIDIEYEAPSPPNLEYPTEFEVPFSLLKDSIQDIDIFSDKIAMSVDGDRFAASAEGEFGDANIEYLHGEKIETSARSVFSLEKIKEMLKADKFSDIATISLGDDMPLNLKLRMVSDEGELSFLLAPRIEAED